A section of the Lampris incognitus isolate fLamInc1 chromosome 8, fLamInc1.hap2, whole genome shotgun sequence genome encodes:
- the znhit3 gene encoding zinc finger HIT domain-containing protein 3, with product MHICSVCSEKTPKYKCPACRTRYCSLVCYKKHKDTCAPVKEPAPPCVEETASSTEPWNTEDLLDEDDCVDTVSSQRLQLLGESEGLRELLRNPHLRQLIRAIESADSKEDAMRTAMQEPLFVEFSDQCLQIVDNDGN from the exons ATGCACATTTGTAGCGTTTGCAGCGAGAAGACGCCAAAGTACAAGTGTCCAGCATGCCGGACGAGATA TTGTTCACTAGTCTGTTACAAGAAGCATAAAG ATACTTGTGCACCAGTGAAGGAGCCAGCGCCACCTTGTGTTGAGGAGACAGCATCCTCCACTG AACCGTGGAACACCGAGGACCTGCTGGATGAAGATGACTGTGTAGACACGGTGTCGTCACAGAGGCTCCAGCTGTTAG GAGAATCGGAGGGACTGCGGGAGCTTCTTCGTAACCCCCACCTCCGACAGCTAATACGCGCCATTGAGAGCGCCGACAGCAAGGAGGACGCCATGAGGACGGCCATGCAGGAGCCGCTGTTTGTCGAATTTTCGGATCAGTGTTTGCAGATTGTTGACAACGACGGGAACTAA